ggggcttgGATAGCTGCTGGCTCAGGGCTGTCCCAGGGCACAGCGCAGCCTGGAGGGCGTCTCTCTGAACTGGGCGTCCGGTCACTTCCcaaggggctgggaaggggctggCCACCGGGAGCAGAACCCTGCTGAGCTGGGGGACACTCGCCGGGGCGGGGGATGGCCCTGCTGGCAGCTGTCCAGGGCACCTGGCACCCACCTTGCAGCAGAACAGGCCCCTGCCCGGCCCCACCCGCCCCGAAGGGAAGTggcccctgctggtgctgggagccgtGGGCActgcagaggggaagaggaggcttCCTTGTGTCCCGCCACAAAGCCTGCTCCATGGAGGGGAAAGGGGGTGCCACTGTCTTCCCCCCCACatgtgggctggggggagaaggggcaggcagggagctgggggagggggatggacagAAGCAGGGAGTCTCAGGTGCGTGCAATGAGCTCAGCCAACAGATGCTACAATTCCCCCCCCCGGGGTTTAACAGagctgctctggggtggggggactgaaTTCAGGGCACTGCCCAGTCAGCCCGGGCAATCACAAGGGGTCCTGGGGCTCCAGGTCCTTGCAGCCAGCCCGAAGCACGCTGGCCCGGCgcgctggcaggggctgcaggggccgcTCCCTTGAGAGGACTCAGCGCTGACAGAAGGGAGCAGCCCCACGAACCCGCTGCGGGGAGCAGCCCTGCAGCGGGCCATGGCAGGGCCTGCGTCACTTCGCGGCCGGCTGCGCGGGGCAGCGGGGCAGCAGCATTCCTGGCCTGCCGGAGGCTCCCGGGGCAACTGGCTAGCGCCTGCCCgcaggcactggggggagggggctgcagaagAGACGCGACAGCAATGGGGTGGCTGCAGAGACCAGGTTGAGGTAAGCTGACCGGAGCCGGCTGCCCCCTTGCCCCAGCGCAGCCAGAGGGGCTGCGGCGAGCTGCCAGGCCTGCGCCCCGGAAGAGCCGGTTTGGAGGCAGGGCTGAGCAGGAGTCTGGGGGCGGCACCTGGGCTGGGTCTCGGGGCCCATTCGCTAACCACACAATCTGGTAATTCCTCCTGTCccatgggaggggctgggagctcctggctggggtaAATCCCGCCTGGCCTGGCCGGCGCCCTGGGAGcgtggggtgcagggcccagccCCGAACAGGCTGTCCTTCCCCTTCGCAGCACCTCCCAGTGGAGGTGACGCTGCCGGAGCTCGCGAGGCCCTGGGGAGCCTGGCGCTCAGGGACTCACCCTCCAGCTGTTCACCCTTTGCAGTAACATGGCGAGTCCCAGGCTGTGAGGCCAGAAGGGCTCGGTCTGCCCTGCCCAGGGCCAGCCCCAGAACCTGCCCTGGGACTGCTGcgtccagcccagagcctggggGTGAGTTAGAGCCATGGGGGCCCTGCCAGATTCCTGCCCACTGGCTGCAGGCTGccatggggggcaggcagggcacgTGCAGCccagggggggtgcagggctgccCAGAGCACGGGCTGCGCCAGGGAGGAAACCCCCTCCCATGCTCGCTGAGGCAGCGGGTGACGTTTTGCACCTTCCTCCCGGCAGAGCGTCTCCCTGCGCCAGCGATGGCCCTGCCCAGCATTCAGCTCTCCGACGTGCACCGGGACTCGCCCGGCCAGGCCGAGCTGCAGCACCCCACGCAGCCCGGCATCAACAAGATCATCGTCTATGAGCGCACCGACTTCGAGGGGCTGAGCCGAGAGTTCACGTCCGACGTGCCAGACCTGCACGAGCTGGACTTCGGGGACTGCATCTGCTCGCTGCGGGTGGTGGGGCAGCCGTGGATCGCCTACACGGCCCCCAAGTACGAGGGCGATGCCTACGCCCTGGAGGAAGGCGAGTACCGGACGGTGGAGAAGAACAAGGCCTTCTCCGCGCTGCGGCTGGTGCCCCACGACCTGGCCGACCCGCAGATCACCCTGTACGAGGAGCCCGACTACGCGGGCCGGAGCAAGGTGGTGACGGAAGAGACCAACCTCACCTACGGCTACTTCAACGACCGGGTCTCCTCCCACGTGGTGCAGCGCGGCGTCTGGCTGCTGTACAGGCACCCGGACCGCGGGGGCTGGTATCACATCGCCTGGCCTGGCGAGCGCCTGCCCGACTACAAGCCGCAGCTTGGCTTCCACAACTGCCTGTCCCACCTGCGCCCGCTGGTGCCCGGCCGCCCCGCCGTCACCGCCCGCGTCCTGTGGGGCCAGCGGAAGGTGGAGGACGAGCGGGATGTGCTGATTGACGAGATCGTGGGGGTGAACGCCACGGACCTGGAGCAGACGTTCACCACCTGCAGCAGCCGGGAATACGTCACCACCACGCTGCAGAGCTTCCGCTTCAGCAACGCCACCAGCCTGCGGGTAGGGCTCTCCTTCACGCTGGCCGTGGAAGCCGCCAACGTCTTCACCGTGGAGAAGGGGCGCAGTGAGTCCAGCACCCGGCGGGATCGGGTGGAGGTGCTCCTGCCAGCCAAGATCCCGCCCCGCACCCAGCTCACCATCCACGTGGTGAGCAAGGAGACCACCGTCTCGGTGCCGGTGGAGCTCACCGTCAGCCAGAACGAGCGGACCAAGACGGAGCTGGGGGAGTACCGGTGCGTGTCAGGCCGCACCATCAGCACCAAGTACACCATGAAAccggccccgccgccgggggGGGAgcaggcccctgctcccagcaccctgGGCCATTGAGGAGCTTCCAGACCTGCTCCAGGCACGGAGCCAAATTGGCTTAAAcctcagcagggggaggggatagGGGGCAATGGGGGTGAGGGTGAGTGGGGTGAGGGCGGGGGTGATGGaggtgagtggggcaggggtggggggggttgtggggtggggggtgatggagGTGAGTGGGGCCGAGGTGGGGGGGTTGTGGGGTGATGGAGGTGACTGGGGTCACAGGGCAAGGGTGATGGAGGTGAGTGGGGCGCGGGGGGGCATGGAGCAGGGGTGatcaagggaaggtcatgcctgactaatctaatcgccttttatgatgagattactggttctgtggatgaagggaaagcagtggatgtattgtttcttgactttagcaaagcttttgacacgatctcccacagtattcttgtcagcaagttaaagaagtatgggctggatgaatgcactataaggtgggtagaaagctggctagattgtcgggctcaacgggtagtgatcaatggctccatgtctagttggcagccggtgtcaagtggagtgccccaggggtcggtcctggggccggttttgttcaatatcttcataaatgatctggaggatggtgtggattgcactctcagcaaatttgcagatgatactaaactgggaggagtggtagatacgctggaggggagggataggatacagaaggacctagacaaattggaggattgggccaaaagaaatctgatgaggttcaataaggataagtgcagggtcctgcacttaggatggaagaatccaatgcaccgctacagactagggaccgaatggctcggcagcagttctgcggaaaaggacctaggggtgacagtggacgagaagctggatatgagtcaacagtgtgcccttgttgccaagaaggccaatggcattttgggatgtataagtaggggcatagcgagcagatcgagggacgtgatcgttcccctctattcgacactggtgaggcctcatctggagtactgtgtccagttttgggccccccactacaagaaggatgtggataaattggagagagtccagcgaagggcaacaaaaatgattaggggtctagagcacatgacttatgaggagaggctgagggagctgggattgtttagtctgcagaagagaagaatgaggggggatttgatagctgctttcaactacctgaaagggggttccaaagaggatggctctagactgttctcaatggtagcagatgacagaacgaggagtaatggtctcaagttgcaatgggggaggtttagattggatattaggaaaaactttttcactaagagggtggtgaaacactggaatgcgttacctagggaggtggtagaatctccttccttagaggtttttaaggtcaggcttgacaaagccctggctgggatgatttaactgggaattggtcctgcttcgagcagagggttggactagatgaccttctggggtcccttccaaccctgatattctatgattctatgattctatgatggaggTGAGTGGAGCGGGGGGGTGATGCAGTGGGCTGATGGAGGTGAGGGGGGTCACAGGGCAGGGGTGATGGAggtgagtggggctggggtgaggggtgaTGGAGGTGAGTGGGGCCGAGGTGGGGGGGTTGTGGGGTGATGGAGGTGACTGGGGTCACAGGGCAGGGGTGATGGAGATGAGTGGAGCGGGGGGGTGATGCAGTGGGGGTGATGGAGGTGAGGGGGGTCGCGAGGCTGGGATGATGGaggtgagtggggcaggggggtcaTGGGGCGGGGGTGATGGAGGTGAGGGGGGTCACAGGGCAGGGGTGATGGAGGTGAGTGGGGCGCAGGGGGGTCATGGGGCGGGGGTGATGGAGGtgagggggggcggaggggggtcacGAGGTGGGGGTGATGGAGGTGAGTAGGGCGGGGGGGATCACAGGGTGGGGGTGATGGAGATGAGAGGGGCAGAGGTTGGCAGGGAGGCCAGTGGGTCCCCTCCAGGCAATGTCGATGAGAAGGGGCAGCCTGAGCCCTAACCCTGCCCCTGTCACATGCTGGGCTGCTCAGGTGCCCCAAGGCGGCCCGTGATTAGCCCCCGTGTCTGGGCTGGGCCGGCGCCGTGCTCTGCGCAGCTGGCTGGTTCCCAGCTGGCCTGCTGCGGCAGCCGGACGGTGCGGGCGTTCTGGGCTGATCCCGCCCATGCTCGGTAGGGACGGGAGGGTTCTGTCTGTGGACGGTATTCACAGACCGGCATGGGCAAGGCTGGGCTCTGAGTCGCACACTGGAGGCTTGATGTCTGCAGACAGCCCTGGGCACCTCAGTGGGTATCTGCTTGGTGGGGGCCCTGGAAATCCTTGGAGGCGGTT
The sequence above is drawn from the Natator depressus isolate rNatDep1 chromosome 7, rNatDep2.hap1, whole genome shotgun sequence genome and encodes:
- the LOC141991367 gene encoding epidermal differentiation-specific protein-like, with the translated sequence MALPSIQLSDVHRDSPGQAELQHPTQPGINKIIVYERTDFEGLSREFTSDVPDLHELDFGDCICSLRVVGQPWIAYTAPKYEGDAYALEEGEYRTVEKNKAFSALRLVPHDLADPQITLYEEPDYAGRSKVVTEETNLTYGYFNDRVSSHVVQRGVWLLYRHPDRGGWYHIAWPGERLPDYKPQLGFHNCLSHLRPLVPGRPAVTARVLWGQRKVEDERDVLIDEIVGVNATDLEQTFTTCSSREYVTTTLQSFRFSNATSLRVGLSFTLAVEAANVFTVEKGRSESSTRRDRVEVLLPAKIPPRTQLTIHVVSKETTVSVPVELTVSQNERTKTELGEYRCVSGRTISTKYTMKPAPPPGGEQAPAPSTLGH